The genomic stretch ACACAGAGTCCGTAACTTTCCAGTATAGGCGCTATAACCTCTATCCTCAACGGTTCCATAGGCTTCCCTCTTTAGAAAAGGTGCCGGGCACCCTAGAAGAGCACCCGGCACCACGGACCGCAGGCCTTAACGGTTTTTATTCGGAAGCCTTGACGACTTCTGGCTTAACCCTCCTTACAGCCTGCAGGGCCTCCCAGCCCAGGTAGAGACCAGCTACTGCCAAGATTACAGCGCAGACTCCTATGGTTATCTGGGCTACCTGAGCATCCCAGGTCTTAGCAGCAGGCAGCATTATGCCAAAAGCCCTGTAGGCTGAGTAGATGAGGGACGCGACGGTAGTTACATACATGAATACGAAAGGCCAGAAAGTCCACTGGTAATTCTTGCCCTTGAGCCTGAGCCACATGGTGACGAGGAGGAGAGCCAGGGCGGCCATAAGCTGGTTAGCTCCTCCAAATATACCCCAGATCTGGATGAAGGGAGCAAACCAGATGAAGAAGATTGTGAAGAGCAAAGCGATAATGGTGCCTACGTGCGCGTTCTTCAGGATCGGGAAGCGGTCGCCGAGCAGCTCAGCGCTGGCCACCCTCATGAAACGGACTACCAGGTGCATAATGGTGAGAGCCATAACGCAGAGGAAGACCGAAGCGTAAGCTACACCGAAGCCTTTACCCAGAAGAGCATCAATGCCCCAGTAGTTCATGAAGTTGGAAAGACCCGTGGCAAATACCCTAGCAGGAGCGCCCCATCCGCCTGCATCCTGATAGCCCTTGAAGGTGCCAAAGCCCGCTGTGCCGACGAGGAAGGCCAGAACGGCGAAGGACATCTCCAGGAACATGGCCCCACCACCTACCGGGAGGGCATCCACCTCCTTCTCAAGCTGGCGGGCGGTGCCGGAGGAACCCACAAGGGAGTGCCAGCCCGAGATAGCGCCGCATGCTATAGTCACGAAGAGCATGGGCCAGAGCGGGAGTTTAGCGAGGCTTATAAAGCCGGTAAAGGCCGGGAAGTCTCCGAAACCAGGGCGCCCTATCAGCAAGCCGATGACTCCACCAACAAGGGCGAGTAATACCACCCAGAAGGAGACGTAGTTAATAGGCTGAGCCCAACGCCAGATGGGAAGCACGGAACCAAGATAGCAGAAGACAAGAACCATGAGGCTCCCAATAAATCCTGCCTGAGTCACCTGGAGGAAGAGGGTGGGAGAAACCGTCTTACCCTCCACAACCCTGTATCCGTAAATGAAGCTGAAGAAGTTCTTAACAGCGGGAAGGGTGCCAAGCCAGATGCCCACAAAAGCAATTATCACTGTTATTACTGTGGTCAGGATGATATCCTGCTTCCAGCGGTAAAGCATCTGGCCCATAAGCAAGCCAGCCAGAGATATGATTATCACGCCCATGGGGACAACAGGATTGGTTAGGAGGGTAAAACCTACCACGATTCCGAAGGCCCCCATGATCATCAGCAGGTAGAAGTAGATGTAAATCAAGAGGAGAACTCTGGCGGCAGGGGAAATAAGCCTGTAGCTCAGGGCTCCAAAGGTCTGCCCCTCTTCCCTAACCCCCACGATTATGCTGCTGTAGTCCTGGACCCAACCGATGAATGTAGTTCCAAGCAAAATCCACAGAATAGCAGGAAGCCATCCCCACTGGAGAGCGATAATGGGGCCAAGGATAGGGCCAAGGGCTGCTACGGATTTAAATTGATACCCGAAAAGCACATTACGGCTGGTAGGAATAAAGTCCACCCCATCCATATACATCTTAGCTGGAGTGGCTTTCTTCGGGTCAGGCTGAATAATCTTTCGGTCAATGGTGCGGGCATACCAGCCGTAACCAAGAAGGATAACCACAATGGCTATAAGGATTACTACAAGACTCATATTTACCCCCTCCTTCGGGAGCTATGTTTTCCTGACCCGCGGTCCTTCTATAAAATTAAACACTGCGACAACGCAGTTGTTACCATGATTGATTATATCCAAAAAGACCCAAAAGTCAAATTCAATGCACTTTACTTCCAGAACCACCTGTGGCCATACCTGCCAGGGATAGTGAACCCAACGGCACACCTTCGCCACATCGCGCTTAAATTTATTCACCTGAGGGCCCAAGCTACAAGGAAAAGAACCAGAAGCACGAAGGAGTAACGGCTTTTGCCCTTCTCCCCTAAAAGCCCCAGCCCCAGACACGCTAATCCTCCAGCTATAAGGAAATGCCCTTTAAACCAGAGCGCCAGGAAGAGGAATCCGAGGGGCCCAAAAACCAGCCACTCCCCCCACGAGGCCTTCTTGCTCTCCAACCCCCACGCCATAATCCCAAAGCTAACAGCACACAGAAAAGGCAGAAACCCTACAGGGTGGTCCGCTATAAATCCTGCAAGCCAGGGGATAGTTATATCATAGAAAGCCTTCCACGGGGCTGGATCCCTATCACGCCTAATAGATAAAACTCCAGCCACCCCTAAAACACTCGCTATGGAGAGTACGGGCCACAGTTTGGGATTCTGAAAAAAGGCCAGAGAAAGACCGAGCAAGGTAAACAGAAGAAAAGAGCCTGCAATTTTTCCCCGTTCGGGCCAGAAAAACTCCTCCCACCAGGCTATAATACGCCCCAATCCTTTCATAGCCTTCCAGGCAAGGGAACCAGGGACTGCATAGGGTATGGACAAAGGCCTTTCCCCCGCCGCAGAAAGTGAGGGGAAATTTCCCCGGAAAAGAGCTTCAAGAGAACGCCACCACCCAGGCATTACTCCCTCTACCAGAAAGGCCAGAAGGAGAAGCCGGGATAGAGAAAAAGGGCTACCCGAAGCCAGAAACCCAGCCACGAAAGCCCAAAGTGGCCTGACCCTGAAAAGAGGCCCTTCAAAGCTTATTGTGAGGTTCATCTTTTTTTCTGGAATATTTCAAAAGTTGTTGAAAGTTGGGTGAAAAAGGTTCCCCCGTTCCCCAGCGCCAGGTCATTAATAGTAACCCGAACTTCCAGGTTGTCCGTAACCAGGCTAATAATTCCGCCCTTCTCAGCCTGAAGCACTTCGCCGGAAATGGAAAAAGATTTCAAGCTGGCCCGCATCGCTTCATCAGCCCCGGGGATCGTTATGATTTTGGAAATAGTTCGGTTAAGGTTTTTGTCAAAGAGCCACACCTCAAAGGCTCCAATCCTGGGAGGATCACCCGAACCTACAAGCTCAGAACTCTCAATACCGCATTCCCCCAGGTAATCCCCCTGCGGGCTTTCAATGGGGAAAGATTCGGCGAAGCGTACATCACCATACGTATACTTGGATGAATAACGGGCTAAGAGGGGAAATTCCCTGTACTCACCTTCAACCACTTTTGGCTCCGGCGCAGATTTAGTCGAACGTCTGGAAGATTGTCTTGCCCATTGAGTTAACTTATCCTTATAGGCTCTGTAGATAACACCCAACGCTATGAGGAAAATTAATAGTGCCAGCGAACCCCAGAAGATTAAAGAGACCTTTAAGCCCCTCTTAGGAGGTTCAGGAACAGCTGGCGTTATCCCGGGCTCCGGGAGGTTTAAAGCGGATCTAATGGTTTCAAGGCGCGAGGCCAGAAGCTCGTTTCCGGGATTCTCTCGCTTAACCTCATCTATAAAAGCCGCCAGATCTTCGGGAGGCCATCCCCTGAAACGCTCCCTCAACAATTCAGGATTGGAAGAAAGGGCGTAAGAATCAGCCGCCATTAGAATGTATTGCTTCTTAAATTCTGGCCTGAGGTCCCAGGGGTCGGTATTAATCCATTGAACAGGCCACAGCCACCACCCTATTACCAGCCAGCCCAGAAGAAAACCCGCCAAAAAAGCCAGAGCAAATCCGAGGTGAGTTCTGGAAATTTTAGGCATTTTTACCTCCATTAACCCATCTTCCTTCGCCACTCATGCTTTATTTCCAGCTTTTCTAAATCAACCCCAAGAGCTAGAAATTCCTTGAGAAGGCGGTTAAACTTGGAGGATTCCTCCAACATTGGGAAATGCCGGGCCCCAGGTATGCCGAGAAAACGCAGTGGAGCTTTAAAATCTTTGAAAGCCCCGAAATTCTCTGGGTTAATAATCCCATCCTTATCGCCGTAAATGACTAAGGTTGGAACCCTGAGGTTGAGCAGCTCCAGGCGTAAATCCAGCTCCCTCACGGACCACGCACTTTTTTCTATAGCCTTTGGAGATGCCTTTTGCACTTCCATCTGGAGCTCGGGATACTCCTGAGGGATAAGCCTGATGAAGCGGTTCCCCTGGAAAAGGGCTGGGTTCAGGGAATTTCCGGTTACAGGCAGGCTCACAGCCACAAGTTTTTCCACCTTCTCTGGATGAATGGCTGCAAATCGCACAGCCACCACAGCCCCTAAAGAGTGTCCCACCAGGTGAAATCTAATGATACCCATGTTTTCCACAAAAGCTTCCAGAAGCCTCACATAGTCCAGAAGGGAGAAGCGTTCATAAGTTTTGTCGGAATCACCGAAACCCCAGAGATCCAATGCGTAGGTTTTGAAATAAGGAGATAATTCCTCCATGCTCCCAAGCCAGTAGCGCCAGGAACCAAGCCAGCCATGGAGGAAAATCAGAGGCTTGCCGCGCCCCATCGTTTCATAGTGGACAAGACTTCCGTCAATAATGATAGCGCTCATCTTTTGAACCTGCTCAATATCTCCCGAACCCTCCGCGGTAACTCATCGGGAGCGAAGGGTTTGACTATATAATCATCTCCCCCTGACTCAAAGCCGGCCTTAATTTCATGGTCCTGGCCTCTGGCGGTGAGGAAAACAACGGGAATGTCTTTTGTAATGGGAATTTCTTTGAGCTTTTTGCATACATCGTAGCCCGAAAGCTTTGGAAGTTTTATATCAAGAAGGATCAAGTCTGGCTTTTCGCTGATAGCTTTCTCCAGGCCCTCAAGGCCATCAATAGCTTTTGCCACCTCAAAACCACCTAATTGAAGGGAAATTTCCACTAATTCCAGTATATCTTTTTCGTCCTCAATCACAAGTATTTTCGCCATCTTCGCCTCCGTTTTACTCCCAGACGGGCAAAGTGAAGATAAAAGTGGAGCCTTTGCCAGGGAAGCTCTTGAACCAGATCGTTCCTCCCTGCATTTCCACAAGCTTTTTGGCTATATGAAGCCCAAGGCCTGTCCCCTGGCGCTCACGAACCATAGGGTGAGAGCCCCGGAAAAAGCGCCCGAATATTTTGGGCTGCTCCTCAGGCGGAATACCTATGCCTGTATCTTCTACCTCTACCCTGACAAATTTGTCCTCCCTGAAAGCTCTTACAGTTATTTTGCCCCCTTGCGGAGTATAAGCACAGGCATTATCCATAAGGTTGGAAAGGATTTCCGTGACTCTCAAACGATCAGCTTTTACAGGTGGGAGGTCATCATCCACTTCCATATGGACGGTTAAGCCCTTATCCGCTGCTTTCTCCCAGCACGAATCCACCAACTCCGCGATTAACTCCTTGAGATTAACGGAGGTGATATCCATAGGAATTTTCCCAGCCTCTATTTTGGAAAGCTCACTTAAATCCCTCAGAAGTTTCTCCATCCTTTCGGCGTTAGAACGAACTTTCCGGAGAAGTTCTTCCTGCCGCTCGCTCAGGGGGCCGGATTTGCCTGCAAGGATTAGATCAGTGTAACCCTTGATAGAAGTCAGAGGATTCCTGAGCTCATGGGATATATCGCCTATGAAGGCACTTTTGGCTTCTGAGGCCCGGCGGACTTCTTCAAAGAGCCTGGCCTGGTTAATGGCAATGGCTGCTCTATCCGCCAGGCTGCTGATAAAATTCAAGTCCTCTCGCGTAAAGGCATTGAGATGGGAACTTTCAAGGGTGATTGCCCCTAAAATTTTTCCCTCCAGGAATATGGGAACCGTAAGTTGCGAAAGGGTTGACTCCCTTACAGGGTCATAATCAGGATCTTCCCGCACATCAGGGCAGAGAACAGCCTGACCGGTTCTCACCACCCTTCCCGTTATGCCTCTTTCAAGAGGATAAGGGTTATTTATGTATTGTTCGATTATCGGGGGATAACCCACCGAACTTTTGAGGTAGAGACCCCTTCCCCCGTTCTTCTCTTCAACTAAGGCCAGAAGACCTGCATCAGCACCAGTGTATGCCACAGCCTTTTCCACTACAAGCTTCAGGAGGCGGTCCAAATCTGAAGAGGCCAAAGCCATTTCCCGGTCCAATTCCGAGAGAATGGTCAACTCCTTAACTTTTTGGGCAAGCGCTTTATCCGTTCGCTCCAGGAGACGAGCGTTCTCAATGGCAATGGCTGTCTGATAAGCTATGTTCTGGAGGACTTCCAGATCGTCCTGAGAGTAAAGGTTTTCCCCCTCATAACTATGGACGACCATTGCTCCTGTGACCCTATCGCCTGCTATAAGAGGGACACCGAGCCAACTCCTGGCAAAGGGACCCTCTCCCTCTGGCTCAACCCCAAGGCCTTTAAGCTTTTCCTCTGCATCTGCAGAAAGGAGCAAAGGCTTACCTGAAAAGATAATATATTCAGTTAGACCTCTGCCAGGGATTACTTTTCGTTTAGCCCCCTCTTTGATTTGGCCTTCTTCCACTACAAAGGCAAACTCAACAGTTTCGGTTTCAGGGTCATACAAAGCGATGTAGAAGTTTTCGGCCTTCATCAAGCGTGAAATTTCATTGTGCACCAGGGTGAAAAGAAGTCTAAGGTTCATAACCGAGCTTACAACACGAGCGATTTCATTTAAGGCAGCAAGCTTTGCGGCGCGCCTTTTTTCTCTTTCCAGAAGTTTAAGGTTTTCTAAAGCTATCTCTCCCTTTGACACCACGGCTTTTATCATCCGGATTTCCTGAGAAGTGTAAAGGCCTTCGGGTTTGTTCGCTAAAGCCACAAGGCCTACAGGTTCGCCTTGTAACCTGAGAGGAATAGCTATGAATGAGCTGAACGTCACGGGGGTATCAACCCAGCGAAAGAAACGGGGGTCAAGTTCCAGGTTGGCTGATACCACACTTTTACCTTCCTGTATAACTAAATCTGCCAGAGTTTTGTGAACCCCTTGAGGTAGGGGCCTGTGAAGTTTGCGAGAAGTAGGCTCACCCCAGAAGGCTTTCCGGATTAAGGAACCGTTCTCTTTCATGACGATTTCGCCCCATGTGGAACCAGTAAGCTGAACCAAGCTTTCCAGCAAGGTTTTCAACAGGGCATCGGATTCCTTTTGGGAAGCCAGAAGCTCCCCAAGGTCACTCAGAGCCTTGTAGAAATCCCTCTGCCTTCTCTGGCTCCCAAGCCACTGATCTACCGCCACAGGGCTTAAAACCAGGAGCAATATTTCTGCTAAGAGGGAGAGAAGATGCTCAGAAAAAAACCCTTCCGTTGCTGCTTTCAGGACGTTAGGTAGCATAAAGGAAGCCACTAGGAAAGCTCCAAAGAGCCCCGGGGCGAGACCGTATAGGATTGAAACTAAAATTATGGGGATGAAATAAAGGTAGCGAAAGGCGTTAAGTGGGCTTCCGGGCGGAGCCTTATAGATAACCCACGTTATAATTAACACAAAAATCCACGAAGCAACGGCTGGCCAGAGATTTTGCTTCCTCATCATCAGCCTACCACCAAAGAAGCTAAAAGGCTGAAAAGAGCATTGCTCGCCCAGCAGCTCAAAATACTCCCTCTCCACCGGAAGAGGGCTGCATTGGTAACAGCCATGGTCATGATATAAAATTGGGCTCCCAGGGTCAAAGGAGCGTAACTTATCCAGAGAGCTTTAACCATGTAAACAGCCACATTAAGGAATCCGCTTAAGAAAGCAGAGGACCAGAAACCCATACCCCGGTAGTTGTGCCAGTAATTGAACAGGAAACCCCGGAAGAAAAGCTCTTCCCCTAAAGATTGGATCCCAAGCTCGTACCCCAAAAGCCAAACGGTGTAAGGCCAGGGATTGAAGACCAACTTCCTCCCTATGGCTGTCACTACCAGTAACATATGGGCTCCCAGGAAAGCTCCTGCTAACAGGCCGATGAATATATTTTCCTTCCATCCAATACCGCTAAGGCCTATCCTCTGAGCACTTAAGGGGTAGCGTTTAGCCAGAAAAGCAAGGGGAAGCCATGGGAGGAGCATGAGAAGACCCCACAGCAGTCCAACACTGCTGACACGCTGAGATAGGTGCAGTTCCTGCCTGAGTCCACTTTTCGTTAAGTAATCCACCGCAGCCATTACAATGAGACTGAAAAGGTAGAAGAAGAAAGCGATTTTCAGGGCTTTCTCCTCTTTTTGACGCCAAAGCATGAACCAAATTGGGGCCAGGAAATAAAGGCAGACGGAACCCGCCTCGCTTATGAAAGCCGAAAGAGCGATGTTTCCTGTGGGTTTTTTAATGGCCCACTCAGAGATAGCCACTACAAATACAGCGGAAATTATCGTAATCCCAGTGAAAATTCTGGCCAGCTTGTTTTCTTGAAACAAAGTTCTTTCAATTTCGGGCGCTTCTTCTTTTACGAGGAAAGCGAGAGATGACATCCCAGGCCCCCTTTTAAGGTCACGATACGAAATTTAGCTCCAGGGTTCGGCCATTACCCGCTTTATCTCGGCTATGAGGGTTTCTACGCTAAAGGGTTTCACAAGGAACCGCCTGGCGCCGAGCCCTAACACTTTTACCCTTGTTTTCTCTCTATCTACAGGGCTTGCCGTTATCACTATTACCGGTATGTGCCGGGTGGATTCGTCAGCTCTGAGTTTCTTGAGCACTTCATATCCGTCAAGCCCCGGCATTTTGAGATCCAGAAGGATAAGATGAGGGGTATCTTCTTTTACAATCCTCAGAGCTTCTTCGCCACTGTAAGCTCCTCTAACCTTGAAATTGTATCGGGCAAGAGCATCCACAAGCCAGTTTACCACATCGGGCTCATCATCCACCACCAGGATTTTGTTCAGACGCCCCCCATCTAAGGCTTCCAGAATGCTCCGGACACTCATGACCAGCCTTTCTTCTTCAAACGGCTTGGTGATGTAATCAGCAGCGCCGAGGGCAAAGCCTTTCTCGGGTTCAGCCACTACCGAGACGATGACCACCGGGATAGAAGCAGTGGCTTCATCTTTTTTGAGGCGCTCCAAAAGTTCAAAGCCATCCATGTCCCCAAGGCGAATGTCCAGGGTTATAAGGTCGGGCCTGGACTCCCGAGCAAACCATAGGGCATCCCACCCGCTGAAAGTCACGGTTACTTCGTACCCTTCAGCCTCAAGGCTGTGGCGGATTAGCTCTGCTACATCCTGATCGTCTTCTACCACCAGTATTCTTCCCTTTTTCTCTTCGCGGGGCAGGATCTGGAGGAGTTTTTCCTCCGCTTTTTCCCCTGAAGTTGTGGGAATTGTAAAACTGAAAGTGGAACCTTTACCCAGTTCGCTCTGAACCCATATTCGGCCACCGTGCATCTCTACAAAGGCCTTAGTTATAGCCAGGCCTAGTCCGGTCCCAGGAACATCTCTCACCATTGGATGGTCTGACCTGAAGAAACGGTCAAAGACTCTGGGAAGGTCCTCGGGTGCTATCCCTATGCCAGTATCCGTTACATCCACCTGGACCATATCGTTCACCAACCTGGCAGACACTGTAACCGAACCGCCTTCAGGGGTATACTGGCAGGCGTTGCTTATAAGGTTGTTAAGGATTTGGCTGAGGCGATCCCTATCAGCCCAGAGAGGAGGAAGGTCATCAGGTATGTCCACAGTATAATTAAGGTTCTTCTTCTGAATAATGTGCTCAAAGGCGAGAGAAACTTCTTCTAAAAGTTTCTTAAGATAAACAGGCTCAAAGCTCAGCCGGACTTTCCCGCTCTCTATTCGGGAAATGTCCAGGATGTCGCTCACGAGGCTTGCGAGTCGGTCAGTGTTATTTTTGATGATAGTAACAAAGCGTTTCTGTTGCTCACTCAGGGGGCCAGCAACTCCCATATAGAGGAGGTCAATGTAACCCTTTATGGAAGTCATGGGAGTCCGCAGTTCATGGGAGACGGTGGAAATGAACTCTGTCTTCATGCGGTCTATTTCGGCCTCCCTGGTTATGTCTCTAAGGACGGCGATGGTTCCCATAGCCCCGCCACGACCTACTGGAGCTGTAACTAAGGATACGTCCAGGACGCGTCGAGGGCCTTCTATCCTAAAGGAAACGGTTTCGCCGGGTTCTTTAATTTTGCCGCTGTGAATGAGAAGGTCAGTATAGAACTTCAGGGCAAAACTCCTTTCTTCTTCTGAAACTACCGCAACGATATCTCTGAGAGGGCGATCAGCCAGAGGAATTCCTCTCACCCCCAGCATTTCTTCAGCAGAGGGGTTAAGCATCAGGATATTGTTATTTTCATCAAGAACGAGGATCCCATCGGTAATGGAGGAAAGGATGGTCTGGATCCGGTAAGCTTCGGCGGCCTGCTCCTGAAGCATGTCGCCCAGCTTCTGGGCCTGATCGGTGATAAGGCGGTAGAGTTCAGCGTTGTTGATAGCCTGAGCTACCTGGGCGGCAGCCGCTGATACCAGTTTGAGGTGGTCCTCGGTGAAATACGAAAGGTCAGGGTGGAAGAGGAGGATGGCACCCAGAGCTTCTTCACCCAGAAGGAGAGGAACGGCCAGCGCTGATTTTCTGACCATCCCGGATTCTGAAGGTAACGGCACCCATCTATCATCCTTAGTAACATCGGGGATTATAACAGGTTGCTTTTTATCAATTACCCACCCTGCAAGGCCTTTACCCACAGAGAAGGGGGTAGGCCTACCACCTTTGGGAAGAGGTTCCCTTCGCCCAAAAGCTGCTCTGTAAATTAGGCGCCCGCTTTGGTCCAGGAGCATAATAGCTCCCTGGGGTGCACCTGTGGCTTCGTGGAGCATCCTTAGAGCTTCATTGAGAACTCTGTCCAAGTCAAGGGTAGCAGCAAGTTTTTCGGTAATGCGATATAGAGTTTCCACCCTATCTCTCTCACGGGCCAGATCCTCCATAGCTCGCTGGAGCTCCGCTGTACGCTGGCGCACTCTTTCCTCAAGTTCCTGGGCCAGAGTTACCGTCTCCTGGTAGAGGCGAGCGTTCTGGATGGCAATAGCCAGTTGCCCGGCAAAGATCATTACAGCTTCAGCGTCTTCCGGAGTAAAGAAACCGGGAGTTTCCTTATCCACTGACAGCTGGCCTATGATTTGTCCTCTGTATACAAGAGGAGCTCCTATCCAGGAGCGGATGCGCTCAACGGCTGTTACTTTGTCCAGGATGTCTTCTTCCTTTGTATCCCTTATGAGCACAGGTCTGAAGGTTTCCCTCATCCTGCGGAAGGGGATGTTTTTTTCGGCATCAAAGGTTATTTTCAGCACTTCTTCCAGCGCTTCACCAAAGCCTCTCCCCGCTACAATACGAAGCTTAG from Anaerolineae bacterium encodes the following:
- a CDS encoding GAF domain-containing protein is translated as MMRKQNLWPAVASWIFVLIITWVIYKAPPGSPLNAFRYLYFIPIILVSILYGLAPGLFGAFLVASFMLPNVLKAATEGFFSEHLLSLLAEILLLVLSPVAVDQWLGSQRRQRDFYKALSDLGELLASQKESDALLKTLLESLVQLTGSTWGEIVMKENGSLIRKAFWGEPTSRKLHRPLPQGVHKTLADLVIQEGKSVVSANLELDPRFFRWVDTPVTFSSFIAIPLRLQGEPVGLVALANKPEGLYTSQEIRMIKAVVSKGEIALENLKLLEREKRRAAKLAALNEIARVVSSVMNLRLLFTLVHNEISRLMKAENFYIALYDPETETVEFAFVVEEGQIKEGAKRKVIPGRGLTEYIIFSGKPLLLSADAEEKLKGLGVEPEGEGPFARSWLGVPLIAGDRVTGAMVVHSYEGENLYSQDDLEVLQNIAYQTAIAIENARLLERTDKALAQKVKELTILSELDREMALASSDLDRLLKLVVEKAVAYTGADAGLLALVEEKNGGRGLYLKSSVGYPPIIEQYINNPYPLERGITGRVVRTGQAVLCPDVREDPDYDPVRESTLSQLTVPIFLEGKILGAITLESSHLNAFTREDLNFISSLADRAAIAINQARLFEEVRRASEAKSAFIGDISHELRNPLTSIKGYTDLILAGKSGPLSERQEELLRKVRSNAERMEKLLRDLSELSKIEAGKIPMDITSVNLKELIAELVDSCWEKAADKGLTVHMEVDDDLPPVKADRLRVTEILSNLMDNACAYTPQGGKITVRAFREDKFVRVEVEDTGIGIPPEEQPKIFGRFFRGSHPMVRERQGTGLGLHIAKKLVEMQGGTIWFKSFPGKGSTFIFTLPVWE
- a CDS encoding response regulator, coding for MAKILVIEDEKDILELVEISLQLGGFEVAKAIDGLEGLEKAISEKPDLILLDIKLPKLSGYDVCKKLKEIPITKDIPVVFLTARGQDHEIKAGFESGGDDYIVKPFAPDELPRRVREILSRFKR
- a CDS encoding alpha/beta hydrolase — its product is MSAIIIDGSLVHYETMGRGKPLIFLHGWLGSWRYWLGSMEELSPYFKTYALDLWGFGDSDKTYERFSLLDYVRLLEAFVENMGIIRFHLVGHSLGAVVAVRFAAIHPEKVEKLVAVSLPVTGNSLNPALFQGNRFIRLIPQEYPELQMEVQKASPKAIEKSAWSVRELDLRLELLNLRVPTLVIYGDKDGIINPENFGAFKDFKAPLRFLGIPGARHFPMLEESSKFNRLLKEFLALGVDLEKLEIKHEWRRKMG
- a CDS encoding carbon starvation protein A codes for the protein MSLVVILIAIVVILLGYGWYARTIDRKIIQPDPKKATPAKMYMDGVDFIPTSRNVLFGYQFKSVAALGPILGPIIALQWGWLPAILWILLGTTFIGWVQDYSSIIVGVREEGQTFGALSYRLISPAARVLLLIYIYFYLLMIMGAFGIVVGFTLLTNPVVPMGVIIISLAGLLMGQMLYRWKQDIILTTVITVIIAFVGIWLGTLPAVKNFFSFIYGYRVVEGKTVSPTLFLQVTQAGFIGSLMVLVFCYLGSVLPIWRWAQPINYVSFWVVLLALVGGVIGLLIGRPGFGDFPAFTGFISLAKLPLWPMLFVTIACGAISGWHSLVGSSGTARQLEKEVDALPVGGGAMFLEMSFAVLAFLVGTAGFGTFKGYQDAGGWGAPARVFATGLSNFMNYWGIDALLGKGFGVAYASVFLCVMALTIMHLVVRFMRVASAELLGDRFPILKNAHVGTIIALLFTIFFIWFAPFIQIWGIFGGANQLMAALALLLVTMWLRLKGKNYQWTFWPFVFMYVTTVASLIYSAYRAFGIMLPAAKTWDAQVAQITIGVCAVILAVAGLYLGWEALQAVRRVKPEVVKASE